The Rhodoferax sediminis genome has a segment encoding these proteins:
- a CDS encoding VOC family protein gives MIHILEIDHIVLRAADLDAMLHFYGTVLGCPIERRQDDIGLVQLRAGRSLIDLVPVDGPLGRAGGAAPGVEGKNLDHFCLRIDPFDVAMIRAHLTSAGVAVGPVESRNGAQGEGPSIYIADPQGNTVELKGPPWPAGDSP, from the coding sequence ATGATCCACATCCTGGAAATTGACCACATCGTCCTGCGCGCCGCCGATCTGGATGCCATGCTCCATTTCTACGGCACGGTGCTGGGCTGCCCCATCGAGCGGCGGCAGGATGATATCGGCCTGGTGCAGCTGCGCGCGGGGCGATCGCTGATCGATCTGGTGCCGGTCGACGGGCCGCTGGGCCGCGCGGGCGGTGCGGCGCCGGGGGTGGAAGGGAAAAATCTCGATCACTTCTGCCTGCGCATCGATCCGTTCGATGTGGCCATGATCCGTGCGCACCTCACATCCGCAGGCGTCGCCGTGGGGCCGGTCGAGTCCCGCAACGGGGCGCAGGGAGAAGGCCCCTCCATCTATATTGCGGACCCGCAGGGCAACACCGTCGAATTGAAAGGGCCGCCCTGGCCCGCTGGAGACAGCCCATGA
- a CDS encoding DOPA 4,5-dioxygenase family protein, with protein sequence MIARPQNLYTHYHAHVYFGPDTVAQARQLCQQAGEQFNVRVGRVHEKLVGPHPHWSCQIAFDGAQFEPFIAWLEQNRHGLDVLVHGLTGDDLADHTLHASWLGEPSKLNLAMFEGT encoded by the coding sequence ATGATTGCACGCCCCCAAAACCTCTACACGCACTACCACGCCCATGTCTACTTCGGGCCGGATACGGTAGCGCAGGCGCGCCAACTCTGCCAGCAGGCGGGCGAGCAGTTCAACGTGCGCGTGGGCCGGGTGCACGAAAAGCTCGTGGGGCCGCACCCGCACTGGAGCTGCCAGATCGCGTTCGACGGCGCGCAGTTCGAGCCCTTCATCGCCTGGCTGGAACAGAACCGACACGGCCTGGACGTGCTGGTGCACGGCCTGACGGGCGATGATCTAGCGGACCACACGCTGCACGCGTCGTGGCTGGGCGAGCCCTCGAAGCTGAATCTGGCGATGTTCGAAGGCACGTGA
- a CDS encoding DUF302 domain-containing protein has protein sequence MNTPLSTPVNTPGVVSIKSAHTLADTLERLRATFKAHGLKVFATIDHQAEAAAVGLTMPPTVLLIFGNAKAGTPLMLAHPLAALDLPLKALVSEAVPGTVMVSFNTPQYLVERHALPHELVANLSPAGRLITQALGH, from the coding sequence ATGAACACCCCCCTTTCAACCCCGGTCAACACACCCGGCGTGGTCAGCATCAAGAGTGCCCATACGCTCGCAGACACGCTGGAGCGACTGCGGGCCACGTTCAAAGCGCATGGCCTCAAGGTATTCGCGACCATCGATCACCAGGCCGAGGCCGCTGCCGTGGGTTTGACGATGCCGCCCACCGTGCTGCTGATTTTTGGCAACGCGAAAGCCGGCACGCCGCTGATGCTGGCGCACCCGCTGGCCGCGCTCGATCTGCCGCTCAAGGCGCTGGTGTCGGAAGCGGTGCCCGGCACCGTGATGGTGAGCTTCAACACGCCGCAGTACCTGGTGGAGCGCCACGCGCTGCCGCATGAGCTGGTGGCCAACCTGTCGCCGGCCGGCCGCCTGATCACGCAGGCGCTGGGTCACTGA
- the cydX gene encoding cytochrome bd-I oxidase subunit CydX, with protein sequence MWYFSWILGLPLAAAFAVLNAMWYELMDDEETGREQLEKP encoded by the coding sequence ATGTGGTACTTCTCATGGATTCTCGGTCTGCCCCTCGCGGCCGCCTTTGCCGTCCTCAACGCCATGTGGTACGAGCTGATGGATGACGAGGAGACGGGCCGGGAGCAGCTCGAAAAGCCCTGA
- the cydB gene encoding cytochrome d ubiquinol oxidase subunit II: MILHQLVDYESLRLIWWALIGLLLASYAITDGFDLGAGMLLPFAGRDDVERRVIINSIGPVWEGNQVWLILGGGAIFAAWPQLYAVAFSGFYLAMLAILAGLILRPVAFKFRSKRDDPRWRARWDWVLFFSGFVPALIFGVALGNALQGVPFRLAPDMRIFYDGSFLGLLNPFGLLCGGVSVAMLVMHGSAWLQLKTQQGPVAQRARRYGSVAALLTIVLYGLAGVLLWSYVGGYRITSAIDMGGPSNPLLKTVEAHDAGAWFSNYATHAWTLAAPVAGFAGALGALLGLRLRREIFTLLCSALSVAGIVLSVGASMFPFLLPSSIDPHASLTVWDSSSSHLTLFIMLVVTVIFVPIIVAYTSWVYHVLWGKVDEQAIRNESGHAY; the protein is encoded by the coding sequence ATGATCCTGCATCAGTTAGTGGATTACGAAAGCCTGCGCCTGATCTGGTGGGCCCTGATCGGCCTGCTGCTGGCCAGCTATGCCATCACCGATGGTTTCGATCTGGGGGCGGGCATGCTGCTGCCCTTTGCCGGACGCGACGACGTGGAGCGGCGCGTGATCATCAACAGCATCGGCCCGGTCTGGGAAGGCAATCAGGTGTGGCTGATCCTGGGCGGCGGTGCCATCTTTGCCGCGTGGCCGCAGCTCTATGCGGTGGCGTTCTCGGGGTTTTACCTTGCCATGCTCGCGATTCTGGCGGGGCTGATTCTGCGTCCGGTGGCGTTCAAGTTTCGCAGCAAGCGTGACGACCCGCGCTGGCGCGCGCGCTGGGATTGGGTCCTGTTTTTCAGCGGCTTCGTGCCGGCGCTGATTTTCGGCGTCGCGCTCGGCAATGCGCTGCAAGGCGTACCGTTCCGGCTCGCGCCCGACATGCGGATCTTTTACGACGGCAGCTTCCTGGGCTTGCTCAACCCCTTTGGCTTGCTGTGCGGCGGGGTTTCGGTGGCCATGCTGGTGATGCACGGCAGTGCCTGGCTGCAGCTCAAGACGCAGCAGGGGCCGGTGGCGCAGCGCGCGCGCCGCTACGGCAGCGTGGCGGCACTGCTGACCATCGTGCTGTATGGGCTGGCCGGTGTGCTGTTGTGGTCTTACGTTGGCGGCTATCGCATCACCAGCGCCATCGACATGGGGGGCCCGTCAAATCCTCTGCTCAAGACGGTCGAGGCCCATGACGCAGGCGCCTGGTTTTCCAACTATGCGACCCATGCGTGGACCCTGGCTGCACCCGTGGCCGGTTTTGCCGGCGCGCTGGGTGCCTTGCTGGGGCTGCGGCTGCGGCGCGAGATCTTCACGCTCTTGTGCAGCGCGCTGAGCGTGGCCGGCATCGTGCTGAGCGTGGGCGCGTCGATGTTCCCGTTCCTGTTGCCGTCGTCCATCGACCCGCACGCCAGCCTGACGGTGTGGGATTCCTCGTCGAGCCACCTCACGCTGTTCATCATGCTGGTGGTGACCGTGATTTTCGTGCCCATCATCGTCGCCTATACCTCGTGGGTGTACCACGTGCTGTGGGGCAAGGTCGACGAGCAGGCCATCCGCAACGAGAGCGGGCACGCGTATTGA
- a CDS encoding cytochrome ubiquinol oxidase subunit I, translating to MELDIVSLSRLQFAITALYHFLFVPLTLGLSIILAIMETVYVMTGRVIWRDMTQFWGVLFGINFAMGVATGVVMEFQFGMNWSYYSHYVGDIFGAPLALEGLMAFFLEATFVGLFFFGWDKLSRVGHLTTTWAVAAGSNFSALWILIANGWMQNPVGAVFNPQTMRMEVTDFYAVLTNPVAQAKFVHTVSAGYVTAAVFVLGVSAWYLLKGQHRDLAKRSMTVAASFGLAAALSVVVLGDESGYLSGEHQKMKLAAIEGMWETQPAPAAFTLIGFPDQAARETHYAIHIPGLMGLIGTRSLDTVIPGINDMVKLAKVRIAQGIKAYDALQQIRAAGSTGKISPELRAAFEDNGNQLGYALLLKRYVDDPRQATPEQIDKAAWDTVPQVAPLFWLFRLMVGISMFLILLMGTFFVLSARRALDRHRWLLKVALFAIPLPWIAAEAGWLVAEFGRQPWVVEGILPTAAAVSSLGIKTLLFSIACFVLIYTVLLVIEMKLLLKTIRKGPASEHSPAEGAPPRRAAAIPVPLTSLE from the coding sequence ATGGAACTCGACATCGTTTCGCTGTCGCGATTGCAGTTTGCCATCACGGCGCTGTATCACTTTTTGTTCGTGCCGCTGACCCTCGGCCTGTCCATCATCCTGGCCATCATGGAGACGGTCTACGTCATGACCGGGCGCGTGATCTGGCGCGACATGACGCAATTCTGGGGCGTGCTGTTCGGCATCAATTTCGCCATGGGCGTTGCGACCGGCGTCGTGATGGAGTTCCAGTTCGGCATGAACTGGAGCTACTACAGCCACTACGTGGGCGATATTTTTGGCGCACCGCTGGCCCTCGAGGGCCTGATGGCCTTTTTCCTGGAAGCCACCTTTGTCGGGCTGTTTTTCTTTGGCTGGGACAAGCTCTCCAGGGTCGGGCATCTGACGACCACCTGGGCCGTGGCCGCCGGCTCCAACTTTTCGGCCTTGTGGATTTTGATCGCCAATGGCTGGATGCAAAACCCGGTGGGGGCCGTGTTCAACCCGCAGACCATGCGCATGGAAGTGACGGACTTCTATGCCGTGCTGACCAACCCGGTGGCGCAAGCCAAGTTTGTCCACACCGTCTCGGCTGGTTACGTGACCGCCGCCGTGTTTGTGCTCGGGGTGTCGGCCTGGTATCTGCTCAAGGGGCAGCACCGCGATCTGGCCAAACGTTCGATGACGGTAGCGGCGTCCTTCGGGCTGGCGGCGGCGTTGTCGGTGGTAGTGTTGGGCGACGAGAGTGGCTACCTTTCAGGCGAGCACCAGAAGATGAAGCTCGCTGCCATCGAGGGCATGTGGGAAACCCAGCCCGCACCTGCGGCCTTCACGCTGATTGGGTTTCCGGACCAGGCGGCGCGTGAAACCCACTACGCCATCCATATCCCGGGGCTGATGGGGTTGATCGGCACCCGCTCGCTCGACACCGTGATTCCGGGCATCAATGACATGGTGAAACTGGCCAAGGTGCGCATCGCCCAGGGCATCAAGGCCTACGACGCGTTGCAGCAGATTCGCGCCGCCGGCAGCACGGGCAAGATTTCGCCCGAATTGCGCGCCGCCTTTGAAGACAACGGCAACCAGCTGGGCTATGCGCTGCTGCTCAAGCGCTATGTCGACGACCCGCGCCAGGCCACCCCGGAGCAGATCGACAAGGCGGCCTGGGACACCGTGCCGCAGGTGGCGCCGCTGTTCTGGCTGTTCCGTCTCATGGTGGGCATCAGCATGTTCCTGATCCTGTTGATGGGGACGTTCTTCGTGCTGTCGGCGCGCCGGGCGCTGGATCGGCATCGCTGGCTGCTCAAGGTGGCGCTGTTCGCCATTCCGCTGCCGTGGATCGCGGCCGAGGCCGGCTGGCTGGTCGCCGAGTTCGGTCGCCAGCCCTGGGTGGTTGAAGGCATCCTGCCCACAGCGGCAGCGGTCTCCAGCCTGGGCATCAAGACGCTGCTGTTCAGCATTGCCTGCTTCGTCCTGATCTACACCGTGCTGCTGGTGATCGAGATGAAGCTGCTGCTCAAAACCATTCGCAAGGGGCCGGCCTCGGAACATTCTCCGGCCGAGGGCGCACCTCCCAGGCGCGCCGCTGCGATCCCGGTGCCCCTCACCTCATTGGAGTAG